The Acanthochromis polyacanthus isolate Apoly-LR-REF ecotype Palm Island chromosome 5, KAUST_Apoly_ChrSc, whole genome shotgun sequence genome includes a window with the following:
- the stau1 gene encoding double-stranded RNA-binding protein Staufen homolog 1 isoform X2: MSQLQFQCPASPMPAAPAPLQLGQPQPGYSIPCASGTLPSESASQPIRSSALPAGSATPYNSTTVCNMANPKEKTPMCLVNELARFNKIQPEYKLLCEQGPAHSKIFSVRLTLGDQHWEAEGTSIKKAQHSAAASALAETTLPKPTVRTPRNTGKTPDGITHTMELNALCMKLGKKPMYKPIDPYPGMRPPNFNYNVRAPGPYQRSMQQYYYPFPPVGPMLYHMELSIGGQQFIGKGRTRQLAKHDAAAKALKVLQKEPILQQLPVMNGEPEEENLNKSEISQVFEIALKRNLPVNFEVLKEEGPPHMKSFVVRVTVGEFTGEGEGKSKKIAKKLAAAAVLGELKRLPHIPSVEKTLPRIKKKTKSIIKLQTSPEYGQGMNPISRLAQIQQAKKEKEPEYSMVTERGLPRRREFVMQVTVCGQSAEGMGPSKKVAKRNAAEKMLELLGYKVPQPQPPKPALKTDEKTPVKKPGDGRKVTFFEPGSVEDVALGSKEEDFRLPYLSHQQLPAGILPMVPEVAQAVGACQGSQAKDYSRAMPNPGKATITAMIANELLYAGTSLTAETILKNKNNMNQLPHGPLTRPSEQLSYLASVQDLQVDYKDFPKNNKNEFVSLINCSIQPPLISHGIGKDVESCHDMAALSVLKTLSELDQKSNERTGNGPVSGCGKQEIKGDVHLKQANSSTLAQTLDGTV, translated from the exons ATGTCTCAGCTCCAGTTTCAGTGTCCAGCTAGCCCCATGCCGGCTGCTCCTGCCCCACTGCAGTTGGGGCAGCCACAGCCTGGCTACAGCATCCCTTGTGCTTCAGGCACCCTACCATCGGAGAGTGCCAGCCAACCCATCAGGAGCTCCGCTCTCCCTGCGGGCTCAGCCACTCCCTACAATAGCACCACAG TATGTAACATGGCAAACCCTAAAGAGAAGACCCCCATGTGTTTGGTGAATGAGTTAGCCCGTTTCAACAAGATCCAACCTGAGTATAAGCTGCTTTGTGAGCAAGGACCAGCTCATTCAAAG ATTTTCTCCGTGAGGCTCACACTGGGAGATCAGCACTGGGAGGCAGAGGGGACCAGTATAAAGAAAGCCCAGCATTCCGCTGCTGCATCTGCCCTCGCTGAGACAACACTTCCCAAACCCACCGTGAGGACGCCCCGCAACACAGGCAAGACCCCAG ATGGCATAACACATACCATGGAGTTGAATGCACTATGTATGAAGCTTGGTAAAAAGCCCATGTATAAACCCATCGACCCGTACCCGGGGATGAGACCGCCAAACTTCAACTACAACGTCCGGGCTCCAGGGCCTTACCAGCGCTCTATGCAACA GTACTACTACCCTTTTCCTCCAGTGGGACCAATGTTATACCACATGGAGCTTTCCATCGGAGGCCAGCAGTTTATTGGAAAGGGACGCACGCGGCAGTTGGCCAaacatgatgctgctgccaaGGCATTAAAAGTACTGCAGAAGGAGCCAATACTGCAACAGTTGCCAGTG ATGAACGGAGAGCCTGAGGAGGAGAACCTGAATAAATCAGAAATCAGTCAAGTGtttgaaattgcacttaaaCGCAACTTACCTGTCAACTTTGAG GTTCTAAAGGAAGAGGGCCCTCCCCACATGAAGAGTTTTGTAGTGCGTGTTACAGTCGGGGAGTTCACGGGAGAAGGCGAGGGAAAAAGTAAAAAGATTGCTAAGAAGctggcagcagcagcggtgCTTGGAGAGTTGAAGAGACTACCACACATACCCAGTGTGGAAAAGACGCTGCCACGCatcaaaaagaaaaccaaatcTATCATCAAG CTGCAGACGAGCCCAGAATATGGCCAGGGAATGAACCCCATCAGCCGCTTGGCTCAGATCCAGCAGGCCAAGAAGGAGAAGGAGCCCGAGTACAGCATGGTGACGGAGAGAGGTCTGCCACGGCGCAGGGAGTTTGTCATGCAG GTGACGGTATGTGGCCAGTCTGCAGAGGGAATGGGACCTAGTAAGAAGGTGGCCAAAAGGAACGCAGCAGAGAAGATGCTGGAACTCTTGGGATATAAAGTGCCTCAGCCTCAGCCCCCCAAACCGGCACTCAAAACTGATGAAAAG ACACCAGTGAAAAAACCTGGTGATGGGCGCAAAGTGACCTTCTTTGAACCTGGCTCTGTAGAGGATGTGGCCTTGG GTTCCAAGGAGGAGGACTTCCGCCTGCCTTACCTGAGCCACCAGCAGCTGCCTGCAGGTATCCTGCCCATGGTGCCTGAGGTTGCTCAAGCAGTTGGGGCCTGTCAAGGATCCCAGGCCAAGGACTACAGTCGAGCTATGCCCAACCCAGGCAAGGCCACAATCACTGCCATGATTGCCAACGAGCTGCTATATGCTGGGACGTCCCTGACTGCTGAGACTATcctaaagaacaaaaacaacatgaaccAGCTGCCCCACGGACCCCTCACCAGGCCCTCAGAGCAGCTCAGCTATCTTGCATCTGTGCAGGACCTACAG GTGGACTACAAGGATTTCCCCAAAAACAATAAGAATGAATTTGTGTCACTGATTAACTGCTCCATTCAGCCACCGCTCATCAGTCATGGCATTGGGAAAGATGTAGAATCCTGTCATGATATG GCTGCACTGAGTGTATTGAAGACACTCTCAGAGTTGGACCAGAAGTCAAATGAAAGAACAGGAAATGGACCAGTCTCCGG GTGTGGCAAGCAGGAAATCAAAGGTGACGTGCACCTCAAACAGGCTAACTCAAGCACATTGGCACAGACCCTGGATGGCACTGTTTAG
- the stau1 gene encoding double-stranded RNA-binding protein Staufen homolog 1 isoform X1 translates to MSQLQFQCPASPMPAAPAPLQLGQPQPGYSIPCASGTLPSESASQPIRSSALPAGSATPYNSTTVCNMANPKEKTPMCLVNELARFNKIQPEYKLLCEQGPAHSKIFSVRLTLGDQHWEAEGTSIKKAQHSAAASALAETTLPKPTVRTPRNTGKTPADGITHTMELNALCMKLGKKPMYKPIDPYPGMRPPNFNYNVRAPGPYQRSMQQYYYPFPPVGPMLYHMELSIGGQQFIGKGRTRQLAKHDAAAKALKVLQKEPILQQLPVMNGEPEEENLNKSEISQVFEIALKRNLPVNFEVLKEEGPPHMKSFVVRVTVGEFTGEGEGKSKKIAKKLAAAAVLGELKRLPHIPSVEKTLPRIKKKTKSIIKLQTSPEYGQGMNPISRLAQIQQAKKEKEPEYSMVTERGLPRRREFVMQVTVCGQSAEGMGPSKKVAKRNAAEKMLELLGYKVPQPQPPKPALKTDEKTPVKKPGDGRKVTFFEPGSVEDVALGSKEEDFRLPYLSHQQLPAGILPMVPEVAQAVGACQGSQAKDYSRAMPNPGKATITAMIANELLYAGTSLTAETILKNKNNMNQLPHGPLTRPSEQLSYLASVQDLQVDYKDFPKNNKNEFVSLINCSIQPPLISHGIGKDVESCHDMAALSVLKTLSELDQKSNERTGNGPVSGCGKQEIKGDVHLKQANSSTLAQTLDGTV, encoded by the exons ATGTCTCAGCTCCAGTTTCAGTGTCCAGCTAGCCCCATGCCGGCTGCTCCTGCCCCACTGCAGTTGGGGCAGCCACAGCCTGGCTACAGCATCCCTTGTGCTTCAGGCACCCTACCATCGGAGAGTGCCAGCCAACCCATCAGGAGCTCCGCTCTCCCTGCGGGCTCAGCCACTCCCTACAATAGCACCACAG TATGTAACATGGCAAACCCTAAAGAGAAGACCCCCATGTGTTTGGTGAATGAGTTAGCCCGTTTCAACAAGATCCAACCTGAGTATAAGCTGCTTTGTGAGCAAGGACCAGCTCATTCAAAG ATTTTCTCCGTGAGGCTCACACTGGGAGATCAGCACTGGGAGGCAGAGGGGACCAGTATAAAGAAAGCCCAGCATTCCGCTGCTGCATCTGCCCTCGCTGAGACAACACTTCCCAAACCCACCGTGAGGACGCCCCGCAACACAGGCAAGACCCCAG CAGATGGCATAACACATACCATGGAGTTGAATGCACTATGTATGAAGCTTGGTAAAAAGCCCATGTATAAACCCATCGACCCGTACCCGGGGATGAGACCGCCAAACTTCAACTACAACGTCCGGGCTCCAGGGCCTTACCAGCGCTCTATGCAACA GTACTACTACCCTTTTCCTCCAGTGGGACCAATGTTATACCACATGGAGCTTTCCATCGGAGGCCAGCAGTTTATTGGAAAGGGACGCACGCGGCAGTTGGCCAaacatgatgctgctgccaaGGCATTAAAAGTACTGCAGAAGGAGCCAATACTGCAACAGTTGCCAGTG ATGAACGGAGAGCCTGAGGAGGAGAACCTGAATAAATCAGAAATCAGTCAAGTGtttgaaattgcacttaaaCGCAACTTACCTGTCAACTTTGAG GTTCTAAAGGAAGAGGGCCCTCCCCACATGAAGAGTTTTGTAGTGCGTGTTACAGTCGGGGAGTTCACGGGAGAAGGCGAGGGAAAAAGTAAAAAGATTGCTAAGAAGctggcagcagcagcggtgCTTGGAGAGTTGAAGAGACTACCACACATACCCAGTGTGGAAAAGACGCTGCCACGCatcaaaaagaaaaccaaatcTATCATCAAG CTGCAGACGAGCCCAGAATATGGCCAGGGAATGAACCCCATCAGCCGCTTGGCTCAGATCCAGCAGGCCAAGAAGGAGAAGGAGCCCGAGTACAGCATGGTGACGGAGAGAGGTCTGCCACGGCGCAGGGAGTTTGTCATGCAG GTGACGGTATGTGGCCAGTCTGCAGAGGGAATGGGACCTAGTAAGAAGGTGGCCAAAAGGAACGCAGCAGAGAAGATGCTGGAACTCTTGGGATATAAAGTGCCTCAGCCTCAGCCCCCCAAACCGGCACTCAAAACTGATGAAAAG ACACCAGTGAAAAAACCTGGTGATGGGCGCAAAGTGACCTTCTTTGAACCTGGCTCTGTAGAGGATGTGGCCTTGG GTTCCAAGGAGGAGGACTTCCGCCTGCCTTACCTGAGCCACCAGCAGCTGCCTGCAGGTATCCTGCCCATGGTGCCTGAGGTTGCTCAAGCAGTTGGGGCCTGTCAAGGATCCCAGGCCAAGGACTACAGTCGAGCTATGCCCAACCCAGGCAAGGCCACAATCACTGCCATGATTGCCAACGAGCTGCTATATGCTGGGACGTCCCTGACTGCTGAGACTATcctaaagaacaaaaacaacatgaaccAGCTGCCCCACGGACCCCTCACCAGGCCCTCAGAGCAGCTCAGCTATCTTGCATCTGTGCAGGACCTACAG GTGGACTACAAGGATTTCCCCAAAAACAATAAGAATGAATTTGTGTCACTGATTAACTGCTCCATTCAGCCACCGCTCATCAGTCATGGCATTGGGAAAGATGTAGAATCCTGTCATGATATG GCTGCACTGAGTGTATTGAAGACACTCTCAGAGTTGGACCAGAAGTCAAATGAAAGAACAGGAAATGGACCAGTCTCCGG GTGTGGCAAGCAGGAAATCAAAGGTGACGTGCACCTCAAACAGGCTAACTCAAGCACATTGGCACAGACCCTGGATGGCACTGTTTAG
- the stau1 gene encoding double-stranded RNA-binding protein Staufen homolog 1 isoform X4 gives MSQLQFQCPASPMPAAPAPLQLGQPQPGYSIPCASGTLPSESASQPIRSSALPAGSATPYNSTTVCNMANPKEKTPMCLVNELARFNKIQPEYKLLCEQGPAHSKIFSVRLTLGDQHWEAEGTSIKKAQHSAAASALAETTLPKPTVRTPRNTDGITHTMELNALCMKLGKKPMYKPIDPYPGMRPPNFNYNVRAPGPYQRSMQQYYYPFPPVGPMLYHMELSIGGQQFIGKGRTRQLAKHDAAAKALKVLQKEPILQQLPVMNGEPEEENLNKSEISQVFEIALKRNLPVNFEVLKEEGPPHMKSFVVRVTVGEFTGEGEGKSKKIAKKLAAAAVLGELKRLPHIPSVEKTLPRIKKKTKSIIKLQTSPEYGQGMNPISRLAQIQQAKKEKEPEYSMVTERGLPRRREFVMQVTVCGQSAEGMGPSKKVAKRNAAEKMLELLGYKVPQPQPPKPALKTDEKTPVKKPGDGRKVTFFEPGSVEDVALGSKEEDFRLPYLSHQQLPAGILPMVPEVAQAVGACQGSQAKDYSRAMPNPGKATITAMIANELLYAGTSLTAETILKNKNNMNQLPHGPLTRPSEQLSYLASVQDLQVDYKDFPKNNKNEFVSLINCSIQPPLISHGIGKDVESCHDMAALSVLKTLSELDQKSNERTGNGPVSGCGKQEIKGDVHLKQANSSTLAQTLDGTV, from the exons ATGTCTCAGCTCCAGTTTCAGTGTCCAGCTAGCCCCATGCCGGCTGCTCCTGCCCCACTGCAGTTGGGGCAGCCACAGCCTGGCTACAGCATCCCTTGTGCTTCAGGCACCCTACCATCGGAGAGTGCCAGCCAACCCATCAGGAGCTCCGCTCTCCCTGCGGGCTCAGCCACTCCCTACAATAGCACCACAG TATGTAACATGGCAAACCCTAAAGAGAAGACCCCCATGTGTTTGGTGAATGAGTTAGCCCGTTTCAACAAGATCCAACCTGAGTATAAGCTGCTTTGTGAGCAAGGACCAGCTCATTCAAAG ATTTTCTCCGTGAGGCTCACACTGGGAGATCAGCACTGGGAGGCAGAGGGGACCAGTATAAAGAAAGCCCAGCATTCCGCTGCTGCATCTGCCCTCGCTGAGACAACACTTCCCAAACCCACCGTGAGGACGCCCCGCAACACAG ATGGCATAACACATACCATGGAGTTGAATGCACTATGTATGAAGCTTGGTAAAAAGCCCATGTATAAACCCATCGACCCGTACCCGGGGATGAGACCGCCAAACTTCAACTACAACGTCCGGGCTCCAGGGCCTTACCAGCGCTCTATGCAACA GTACTACTACCCTTTTCCTCCAGTGGGACCAATGTTATACCACATGGAGCTTTCCATCGGAGGCCAGCAGTTTATTGGAAAGGGACGCACGCGGCAGTTGGCCAaacatgatgctgctgccaaGGCATTAAAAGTACTGCAGAAGGAGCCAATACTGCAACAGTTGCCAGTG ATGAACGGAGAGCCTGAGGAGGAGAACCTGAATAAATCAGAAATCAGTCAAGTGtttgaaattgcacttaaaCGCAACTTACCTGTCAACTTTGAG GTTCTAAAGGAAGAGGGCCCTCCCCACATGAAGAGTTTTGTAGTGCGTGTTACAGTCGGGGAGTTCACGGGAGAAGGCGAGGGAAAAAGTAAAAAGATTGCTAAGAAGctggcagcagcagcggtgCTTGGAGAGTTGAAGAGACTACCACACATACCCAGTGTGGAAAAGACGCTGCCACGCatcaaaaagaaaaccaaatcTATCATCAAG CTGCAGACGAGCCCAGAATATGGCCAGGGAATGAACCCCATCAGCCGCTTGGCTCAGATCCAGCAGGCCAAGAAGGAGAAGGAGCCCGAGTACAGCATGGTGACGGAGAGAGGTCTGCCACGGCGCAGGGAGTTTGTCATGCAG GTGACGGTATGTGGCCAGTCTGCAGAGGGAATGGGACCTAGTAAGAAGGTGGCCAAAAGGAACGCAGCAGAGAAGATGCTGGAACTCTTGGGATATAAAGTGCCTCAGCCTCAGCCCCCCAAACCGGCACTCAAAACTGATGAAAAG ACACCAGTGAAAAAACCTGGTGATGGGCGCAAAGTGACCTTCTTTGAACCTGGCTCTGTAGAGGATGTGGCCTTGG GTTCCAAGGAGGAGGACTTCCGCCTGCCTTACCTGAGCCACCAGCAGCTGCCTGCAGGTATCCTGCCCATGGTGCCTGAGGTTGCTCAAGCAGTTGGGGCCTGTCAAGGATCCCAGGCCAAGGACTACAGTCGAGCTATGCCCAACCCAGGCAAGGCCACAATCACTGCCATGATTGCCAACGAGCTGCTATATGCTGGGACGTCCCTGACTGCTGAGACTATcctaaagaacaaaaacaacatgaaccAGCTGCCCCACGGACCCCTCACCAGGCCCTCAGAGCAGCTCAGCTATCTTGCATCTGTGCAGGACCTACAG GTGGACTACAAGGATTTCCCCAAAAACAATAAGAATGAATTTGTGTCACTGATTAACTGCTCCATTCAGCCACCGCTCATCAGTCATGGCATTGGGAAAGATGTAGAATCCTGTCATGATATG GCTGCACTGAGTGTATTGAAGACACTCTCAGAGTTGGACCAGAAGTCAAATGAAAGAACAGGAAATGGACCAGTCTCCGG GTGTGGCAAGCAGGAAATCAAAGGTGACGTGCACCTCAAACAGGCTAACTCAAGCACATTGGCACAGACCCTGGATGGCACTGTTTAG
- the stau1 gene encoding double-stranded RNA-binding protein Staufen homolog 1 isoform X3, with translation MSQLQFQCPASPMPAAPAPLQLGQPQPGYSIPCASGTLPSESASQPIRSSALPAGSATPYNSTTVCNMANPKEKTPMCLVNELARFNKIQPEYKLLCEQGPAHSKIFSVRLTLGDQHWEAEGTSIKKAQHSAAASALAETTLPKPTVRTPRNTADGITHTMELNALCMKLGKKPMYKPIDPYPGMRPPNFNYNVRAPGPYQRSMQQYYYPFPPVGPMLYHMELSIGGQQFIGKGRTRQLAKHDAAAKALKVLQKEPILQQLPVMNGEPEEENLNKSEISQVFEIALKRNLPVNFEVLKEEGPPHMKSFVVRVTVGEFTGEGEGKSKKIAKKLAAAAVLGELKRLPHIPSVEKTLPRIKKKTKSIIKLQTSPEYGQGMNPISRLAQIQQAKKEKEPEYSMVTERGLPRRREFVMQVTVCGQSAEGMGPSKKVAKRNAAEKMLELLGYKVPQPQPPKPALKTDEKTPVKKPGDGRKVTFFEPGSVEDVALGSKEEDFRLPYLSHQQLPAGILPMVPEVAQAVGACQGSQAKDYSRAMPNPGKATITAMIANELLYAGTSLTAETILKNKNNMNQLPHGPLTRPSEQLSYLASVQDLQVDYKDFPKNNKNEFVSLINCSIQPPLISHGIGKDVESCHDMAALSVLKTLSELDQKSNERTGNGPVSGCGKQEIKGDVHLKQANSSTLAQTLDGTV, from the exons ATGTCTCAGCTCCAGTTTCAGTGTCCAGCTAGCCCCATGCCGGCTGCTCCTGCCCCACTGCAGTTGGGGCAGCCACAGCCTGGCTACAGCATCCCTTGTGCTTCAGGCACCCTACCATCGGAGAGTGCCAGCCAACCCATCAGGAGCTCCGCTCTCCCTGCGGGCTCAGCCACTCCCTACAATAGCACCACAG TATGTAACATGGCAAACCCTAAAGAGAAGACCCCCATGTGTTTGGTGAATGAGTTAGCCCGTTTCAACAAGATCCAACCTGAGTATAAGCTGCTTTGTGAGCAAGGACCAGCTCATTCAAAG ATTTTCTCCGTGAGGCTCACACTGGGAGATCAGCACTGGGAGGCAGAGGGGACCAGTATAAAGAAAGCCCAGCATTCCGCTGCTGCATCTGCCCTCGCTGAGACAACACTTCCCAAACCCACCGTGAGGACGCCCCGCAACACAG CAGATGGCATAACACATACCATGGAGTTGAATGCACTATGTATGAAGCTTGGTAAAAAGCCCATGTATAAACCCATCGACCCGTACCCGGGGATGAGACCGCCAAACTTCAACTACAACGTCCGGGCTCCAGGGCCTTACCAGCGCTCTATGCAACA GTACTACTACCCTTTTCCTCCAGTGGGACCAATGTTATACCACATGGAGCTTTCCATCGGAGGCCAGCAGTTTATTGGAAAGGGACGCACGCGGCAGTTGGCCAaacatgatgctgctgccaaGGCATTAAAAGTACTGCAGAAGGAGCCAATACTGCAACAGTTGCCAGTG ATGAACGGAGAGCCTGAGGAGGAGAACCTGAATAAATCAGAAATCAGTCAAGTGtttgaaattgcacttaaaCGCAACTTACCTGTCAACTTTGAG GTTCTAAAGGAAGAGGGCCCTCCCCACATGAAGAGTTTTGTAGTGCGTGTTACAGTCGGGGAGTTCACGGGAGAAGGCGAGGGAAAAAGTAAAAAGATTGCTAAGAAGctggcagcagcagcggtgCTTGGAGAGTTGAAGAGACTACCACACATACCCAGTGTGGAAAAGACGCTGCCACGCatcaaaaagaaaaccaaatcTATCATCAAG CTGCAGACGAGCCCAGAATATGGCCAGGGAATGAACCCCATCAGCCGCTTGGCTCAGATCCAGCAGGCCAAGAAGGAGAAGGAGCCCGAGTACAGCATGGTGACGGAGAGAGGTCTGCCACGGCGCAGGGAGTTTGTCATGCAG GTGACGGTATGTGGCCAGTCTGCAGAGGGAATGGGACCTAGTAAGAAGGTGGCCAAAAGGAACGCAGCAGAGAAGATGCTGGAACTCTTGGGATATAAAGTGCCTCAGCCTCAGCCCCCCAAACCGGCACTCAAAACTGATGAAAAG ACACCAGTGAAAAAACCTGGTGATGGGCGCAAAGTGACCTTCTTTGAACCTGGCTCTGTAGAGGATGTGGCCTTGG GTTCCAAGGAGGAGGACTTCCGCCTGCCTTACCTGAGCCACCAGCAGCTGCCTGCAGGTATCCTGCCCATGGTGCCTGAGGTTGCTCAAGCAGTTGGGGCCTGTCAAGGATCCCAGGCCAAGGACTACAGTCGAGCTATGCCCAACCCAGGCAAGGCCACAATCACTGCCATGATTGCCAACGAGCTGCTATATGCTGGGACGTCCCTGACTGCTGAGACTATcctaaagaacaaaaacaacatgaaccAGCTGCCCCACGGACCCCTCACCAGGCCCTCAGAGCAGCTCAGCTATCTTGCATCTGTGCAGGACCTACAG GTGGACTACAAGGATTTCCCCAAAAACAATAAGAATGAATTTGTGTCACTGATTAACTGCTCCATTCAGCCACCGCTCATCAGTCATGGCATTGGGAAAGATGTAGAATCCTGTCATGATATG GCTGCACTGAGTGTATTGAAGACACTCTCAGAGTTGGACCAGAAGTCAAATGAAAGAACAGGAAATGGACCAGTCTCCGG GTGTGGCAAGCAGGAAATCAAAGGTGACGTGCACCTCAAACAGGCTAACTCAAGCACATTGGCACAGACCCTGGATGGCACTGTTTAG